The proteins below come from a single Metarhizium brunneum chromosome 1, complete sequence genomic window:
- the sap-49 gene encoding Splicing factor 3B subunit 4 produces the protein MAQNRHWEQDKEATIYIGNIDERATTATIYEIMLQMGPIHNIHMPRDRVTQNHQGFGFVEFRTPSDAEYAANVMNGIKLFGKSLRVNKASADKQKGADIGAELFIGNLDPMADEKLLYDTFSRFGPLLSLPKVARDDSGMSKGFGFVSFGDFESSDAAVANLDGQYMLSKEVSVQYAFKKDGKGERHGDEAERELAKQAKKRNIVPEAQALPAFVTQQSQPQQPPPAPPQQQQQQQQQQHQQHQPPQGGQQPPPVPAGFDPAMIPPPPAGLGAHAMPPMAAHHHAPPPPMPPNFHRNPPHSQARSSVPLPPPPTGLPARPPQSQNYTNPADFHPGAFRPPSGSPNPPGYPVAPPPGFPAAPPGAPGQQAPPGAGPPGFMPPPGFQPPPGFGRR, from the exons aTGGCACAAAATAGACATTG GgaacaagacaaagaagCGACAATCTACATaggcaacattgacgagCGCGCCACGACAGCAACCATTTACGAAATCATGCTCCAGATGGGCCCCATCCACAACATCCACATGCCGCGTGACCGCGTCACCCAGAACCACCAAggcttcggcttcgtcgaGTTCCGCACGCCCTCGGACGCCGAGTACGCGGCCAACGTCATGAACGGCATCAAGCTGTTCGGCAAGTCGCTGCGCGTGAACAAGGCGTCGGCCGACAAGCAAAAGGGCGCCGACATTGGCGCCGAGCTCTTCATCGGCAACCTCGACCCCATGGCGGACGAGAAACTCCTCTACGACACCTTCTCCCGCTTCGGCCCGCTGCTGAGCCTGCCCAAGGTGGCCAGGGACGACAGCGGCATGAGCAAGggcttcggcttcgtcaGCTTCGGCGACTTTGAGAGCAgcgacgccgccgtcgcgaACCTGGACGGGCAGTACATGCTCAGCAAGGAGGTCAGCGTGCAGTACGCCTTCAAGAAGGACGGCAAGGGGGAGCgccacggcgacgaggccgagagAGAGCTGGCGAAGCAGGCCAAGAAACGCAACATTGTGCCAGAGGCCCAGGCCCTGCCGGCGTTTGTGACGCAGCAGAGCCAGCCTCAGCAACCgccgcctgcgccgcctcagcagcagcagcaacagcagcagcaacaacatcaacagcatcaaccACCACAGGGTggccagcagccgccgcctgtTCCCGCCGGTTTCGACCCAGCCATGATTCCTCCCCCGCCCGCCGGGTTGGGCGCCCATGCGATGCCTCCAATGGCGGCGCATCACcacgcgccgccgccgccgatgccgccaaactTCCACCGCAACCCTCCTCATTCTCAAGCTCGATCGTCGGTTCCTCTGCCTCCCCCGCCTACAGGACTCCCGGCTCGGCCGCCGCAGAGTCAGAACTACACCAATCCTGCCGACTTTCACCCCGGCGCATTCCGACCTCCTTCTGGATCACCAAATCCCCCAGGATACCCCGTGGCACCACCTCCTGGCTTCCCAGCCGCACCTCCAGGAGCTCCGGGACAGCAAGCACCGCCAGGAGCAGGGCCACCTGGGTTCATGCCACCGCCCGGATTCCAACCTCCTCCAGGCTTCGGACGTCGTTGA
- the cox-6 gene encoding Cytochrome c oxidase subunit 6, with product MPAASMLRVAARGSTTFFRAAARPAAQPLMVRAFSTSMPRRSEHAEETFEEFTARFEKEFDGVQDVFELQRNLNNAFAYDLVPSTSVIAAALKAARRVNDFATAVRIFEGVKAKVENKGQYDQYLNELKSLREELGVPLKEDLYPEGK from the exons ATGCCTGCCGCCTCCATGCTTCGCGTTGCCGCTCGCGGCTCAACCACCTTCTTTCGCGCCGCCGCTCGTCCCGCCGCCCAGCCCCTAATGGTCCGCGCCTTCAGCACTTCAATGCCCCGACGAAGCGAGCACGCCGAGGAGACCTTTGAGGAGTTCACTGCCAG ATTCGAGAAGGAGTTTGACGGCGTCCAGGATGTTTTTGAGCTCCAG CGCAACCTGAACAACGCCTTTGCCTACGATCTCGTCCCCTCCACCTCCgtcattgccgccgccctcaaGGCCGCCCGGAGGGTCAATGACTTTGCTACTGCTGTCCGCATCTTTGAGG gcgtcaaggccaaggtcgaaAATAAGGGCCAGTACGACCAATATCTCAACGAGCTGAAGAGCCTCCGGGAAGAACTCGGCGTTCCCCTGAAGGAGGACCTGTATCCCGAGGGGAAATAA
- the svkA_0 gene encoding Serine/threonine-protein kinase has product MADEGVAEHYQVLEELGRGSFGVVYKGIEKATGETVAIKHIDLESNDDDIQDIQAEIAVLSTCSSPYVTQYRGSFLRGHKLWIVMEYLGGGSCLDLLKPANFDETHIAIICRELLLGIQYLHTEGKIHRDIKAANVLLSETGKVKLADFGVAAQLTNIKSQRNTFVGTPFWMAPEVIQQDGYSFKADIWSLGITAMEMANGEPPLCHIHPMKVLFHIPKNAPPRLEGDFSRDFKDFVAQCLTKDYERRPSARDLLKHRFLRSAGKVEALQELIARRQMWEANQNRQKHPIYYQETLQTISPKDEDQEWVFDTVKSVAPAPPKRPTIRHRKPSSMLASEEGLRKLDIAEGPLGPSSPATGTMRKCTVRRTPSLAHSNSIRSSGSPRPTVAPKKPLQPDMSFGNSGSTMRLFRRVPSDSSTNGQIGRPSSPDDVFCDENLPPRIASPVEPYGKEAILGRRLYNKAVEPTLAELHAQTSAMQKREALAKLSDAFASLDAVDPEGAYHLMSNLVASMSQDNKLNSSFLRQPIQKAPDDGTPLGTVIVKSSAPSLASPTKLILSSNNPHLKSHRRRQAESPRTSLTEKELEREKSSLLEEKYPGRDALSGMEHCKQLSDVLYQRWADNLRIRWPAV; this is encoded by the exons ATGGCCGATGAGGGTGTTGCAGAGCACTATCAGGTCTTGGAGGAGCTTGGCC GTGGAAGCTTCGGTGTCGTCTATAAAGGCATCGAGAAGGCAACAGGCGAGACCGTGGCCATCAAACAC ATCGATCTCGAGTCCAACGATGATGACATCCAAGATATCCAGGCGGAAATAGCCGTCTTGAGCACGTGCTCCAGTCCGTATGTGACACAATATAGAGGCTCGTTCCTTCGGGGACATAAACTTTGGATTGTCATGGAGTACTTAGGGGGTGGTTCCTGTCTAGACCTG TTGAAACctgccaactttgacgaGACACACATAGCCATTATTTGCCGTGAGCTGCTTTTAGGCATTCAGTATCTTCACACCGAGGGCAAGATTCACCGAGACATCAAAGCTGCCAATGTGCTACTCTCTGAAACGGGCAAGGTCAAGCTGGCAGACTTTGGAGTTGCCGCTCAATTGACCAACATCAAGTCACAGCGAAACACCTTTGTCGGTACCCCCTTTTGGATGGCTCCAGAAGTTATTCAGCAAGACGGGTACAGCTTCAAGGCAGACATTTGGTCTCTGGGCATTACCGCCATGGAGATGGCCAACGGAGAGCCACCGCTGTGTCACATTCATCCCATGAAGGTTCTTTTCCACATTCCCAAGAATGCACCTCCACGACTCGAGGGCGACTTTAGCCGAGACTTTAAAGACTTTGTAGCCCAGTGCCTCACCAAGGACTATGAGCGCCGGCCGTCAGCAAGAGATTTATTGAAGCACCGTTTCCTTCGTTCTGCTGGGAAAGTTGAAGCTCTGCAGGAACTCATTGCCCGCCGCCAAATGTGGGAGGCCAATCAGAATCGTCAGAAGCATCCCATTTACTACCAAGAGACCTTGCAAACAATATCACCAAAGGATGAAGACCAAGAGTGGGTGTTTGATACAGTCAAGTCGGTTGCCCCCGCACCGCCCAAGCGGCCAACCATCAGACATCGCAAGCCTTCGTCGATGCTGGCCAGTGAAGAAGGTTTGCGCAAGCTCGACATTGCCGAGGGGCCACTTGGTCCATCATCACCGGCAACTGGCACGATGCGCAAGTGTACCGTTCGCCGCACTCCATCACTTGCCCATTCCAACTCCATCCGATCCAGCGGATCGCCGCGTCCCACAGTCGCACCCAAGAAGCCATTGCAGCCCGACATGTCTTTTGGAAACTCGGGTTCGACTATGCGTTTGTTTCGGCGTGTTCCATCAGACAGCTCAACCAATGGCCAAATAGGAAGACCATCCTCACCCGATGATGTTTTCTGCGACGAGAACCTTCCCCCCCGTATTGCGTCGCCTGTCGAGCCTTACGGCAAGGAAGCCATCCTCGGCAGACGCCTGTACAACAAGGCCGTAGAACCCACTCTGGCTGAATTACATGCTCAGACATCTGCTATGCAAAAGAGAGAGGCTCTTGCTAAACTGTCGGACGCTTTTGCGTCCCTGGATGCTGTAGACCCAGAGGGGGCATATCATCTCATGAGCAATCTCGTTGCATCCATGTCACAAGACAACAAGCTCAATTCCTCGTTTCTACGGCAGCCGATTCAAAAGGCTCCAGACGACGGAACTCCCTTAGGAACGGTCATTGTCAAGAGCTCTGCCCCTTCCCTAGCTAGTCCTACCAAGCTGATCCTCAGTTCCAACAATCCCCATCTTAAGAGtcaccgtcgacgccaagCCGAGTCTCCTCGAACCAGTCTGACAGAGAAGGAACTTGAGAGGGAGAAGTCGTCCCTCCTAGAAGAAAAGTATCCCGGTCGTGATGCACTAAGTGGCATGGAACACTGCAAACAGTTGTCTGATGTTCTATATCAACGATGGGCTGATAACCTCCGCATTCGCTGGCCAGCTGTATAA
- the RAI1 gene encoding Decapping nuclease has product MSATFSIQPIGRFTGQSHPVKRPKEFACFSYDENHEFRLDDSSMKYYYTPQLGADLSKGFEKFQKLDDSGDEHLDSLLKTILAHERETGKKIDANVVTWRGMMTKIMAALFEQQDGFEMNATLYQNCIFIEENNEYKRQSRAKENHRGPRRGPPLEVMQYWGISLPPFRFLILLTQDYKNSPPPSPPGYKFETLSTLPKIWAETSREYIENRENQIVNNKEQYCSVVRTGIGKTVLCLGGEVDAIWDSKPQPGQPINWVELKTTAEIRSDHDMDNFHRKLMKFWIQSFLLGVPKIIVGFRTRDGILMDVKDIETHNIPQTVNSRQGARWNADMCVNFAGEFLEFLQSTINDEGVWRIRRHPASPTIEVFKVEETGHGNILSDEFKNWRIKLSLGPSTEP; this is encoded by the exons ATGTCGGCCACATTCTCAATACAGCCTATTGGAAGGTTCACCGGGCAAAGCCACCCCGTGAAAAGGCCAAAG GAATTTGCCTGCTTCTCATACGATGAGAACCATGAGTTTCGCCTCGATGACTCTTCGATGAAGTATTACTACACCCCTCAACTAGGAGCAGACCTGTCCAAGGGCTTCGAAAAATTCCAGAAACTAGATGACTCCGGAGACGAACATCTGGACAGCTTGCTAAAAACCATCTTGGCGCACGAAAGGGAGACCGGGAAGAAGATTGATGCGAATGTAGTTACGTGGCGGGGGATGATGACCAAG ATTATGGCGGCGCTGTTTGAGCAACAAGATGG CTTTGAGATGAATGCCACTCTGTACCAGAATTGCAT CTTCATCGAAGAAAATAACGAATATAAACGCCAGTCGCGAGCCAAGGAAAACCATCGCGGCCCCCGACGCGGCCCGCCTTTAGAAGTCATGCAATATTGGGGTATCTCTCTCCCCCCTTTTCGTtttctcatcctcctcacGCAAGACTACAAAAACTCAccacccccctcccctccaGGCTATAAGTTTGAAACCCTTTCCACGCTGCCAAAAATATGGGCCGAAACATCAAGAGAATACATTGAAAATCGCGAGAATCAAATCGTCAACAACAAGGAACAATATTGCTCCGTCGTACGCACCGGCATCGGAAAGACCGTCCTCTGTCTAGGCGGCGAAGTAGATGCGA TATGGGACTCCAAACCCCAACCCGGCCAGCCGATAAACTGGGTCGAACTCAAAACCACAGCTGAGATACGCTCCGACCACGACATGGACAATTTCCATCGCAAGCTCATGAAGTTTTGGATCCAGTCGTTCCTGCTGGGCGTCCCCAAGATAATCGTGGGTTTCCGCACAAGAGACGGCATCCTAATGGACGTCAAGGATATCGAGACGCACAACATTCCGCAAACGGTAAATTCGAGGCAAGGCGCGCGGTGGAATGCAGACATGTGTGTGAATTTTGCGGGCGAGTTCCTCGAAT TTCTTCAAAGCACAATCAACGACGAGGGCGTCTGGCGCATACGCCGCCACCCGGCCTCCCCCACAATCGAAGTCTTCAAAGTCGAAGAAACAGGCCACGGCAACATTCTCTCTGACGAATTCAAAAACTGGCGAATCAAGCTATCCCTCGGCCCGAGCACAGAACCCTAG
- the cyk3 gene encoding cytokinesis protein 3, translated as MVPAPQALPARFPCWCRAVYSWGGESKRDLGFIEGDLIECLNAGDGSWWVGRLYRDRRTVGSFPSNFVEVLPEEFRPMTRSVSPLPGSNTPSPKNTPAKSKTFRKPFEAYAKAPHYTTAKQPTSYRDPSKVNPAATPTPVSTRLAAGAPAPKVQHQRAKDKSGGSFSRSVHDTIERVPSPPTVHGYGSRAPSPAPSPAPSQTYRDRGSTPDRDSAPPPAPPPHRHVGGGGRPVDMSRHTSNASFHPYSPAAMTRHESNASYHHPPQTPRHASSAPHNEMHQRELNGDYTPQGRSPRQYSPDELHMTPSPLREAMDSVMEQLDQLDGLGSSWDGEQVQQAEVVEQPLDPWAPESFDAIAHKSRRKGSVTTRPLTSTGIAHHDEGYETWSGGSSQETSFQNGSRGQKHELPELSNYVERMEKQFQTMHHHSKSVGMAADIDLDAEEDIPPPPPPKGQPYQRPRSSAGEPAGRPRQLRTQKSAYEIGRGKGAASGSVGRTLTTRTNTTNASTGNQSHTSSSTQSSGRTLWSGVSAGGISSTSAGSMARQHMRTQSAMDAREAELDRPDSPFTGVTYHSSHASHVAANGRPRAQTGLEDDLTAGIGGLVQPKAPKRNIFKKIFDSAKTGVASNRGSLAAGSIAGSNSVRASPFNRPRPSVAPSAMSSRMTGISGPDYGSNAARDMGLAGGSSVDWVQVRRDVNRSNSLSKAERNERQDRCQMMEHPVLNPVDEMYEDIEGDEAADGMPVREAINYQSINLSQVDKNSRFIADLPPMTTAIQLATTYVCRPYRSDVQRLRAIFTWVSEKICWEEDFEGDIDTRRVIQAKRACAEEYAVLVMEMCAAVGLECEIVRGYLKSPGDVADLNMMPRSNHWWNAVIVDNEWRIIDCCLASPSNPKRGLYSSANGATADSWWFLARPTEVCWTHVPEHHDQQHIVPPVAHEILLNLPCTCPSFFRNEIEMVDYNTAVTRIEDLEMVHIKFNVPADIEVAAEVEARAYTRDADGDVFESGDVLKKRALAQAEWYDGVKRYTVKALLPGDEGQGTLKIYAGKRGLMHSIKDIPHPLAFALPIVHTGENPPYDFVTRHPTPHAQRHDIYVVQPQCQRLALNNTFVFAIRQHPSSTLSGPNSALTPASNPGRTSPNPFARPSSAMSMNTSSMSGSTPSSASGTVAGKKPAKLAIQTPGGKILRLMRKEDRKGIAAGSKGLSGDEDVSDGGTWETIIKCSERGVWRGLVLADRTARWCVFAEWICVG; from the exons ATGGTGCCTGCACCACAGGCGCTCCCAGCGAGGTTTCCGTGCTGGTGCAGAGCTGTTTATTCATGGGGTGGAGAG TCGAAACGGGACTTAGGCTTCATTGAGGGAGATCTGATCGAGTGTCTAAACGCCGGTGATGGATCGTGGTGGGTTGGTCGTCTGTACCGAGATCGAAGGACGGTTGGGTCCTTTCCTTCCAACTTTGTCGAAGTCCTCCCTGAGGAATTTCGTCCCATGACGAGATCAGTCAGCCCCCTGCCAGGAAGCAATACGCCCAGCCCCAAAAACACACCTGCCAAGTCAAAGACTTTCCGCAAGCCGTTTGAAGCATACGCAAAGGCTCCCCATTATACTACCGCTAAACAACCAACATCCTACCGCGATCCTTCCAAGGTCAACCCAGCTGCCACCCCAACCCCTGTCTCTACGCGGCTTGCAGCTGGAGCCCCTGCTCCCAAAGTTCAGCACCAACGAGCCAAAGACAAGTCTGGCGGCTCTTTTAGCAGATCAGTCCATGATACCATTGAAAGGGTACCATCGCCGCCTACCGTTCACGGATATGGCTCTCGAgcgccatcaccagcgccatcaccagcgccATCACAAACCTACCGAGATCGTGGAAGCACACCTGACAGAGAttctgctcctcctccggcaccaccacctcatcggcatgtcggcggcgggggccgaccagttgacatgtcaCGGCATACGTCAAATGCTTCCTTCCACCCATATTCTCCTGCCGCCATGACAAGACATGAGTCGAATGCGTCGTACCACCACCCGCCACAGACCCCGAGACACGCCTCATCTGCGCCTCATAATGAGATGCATCAGCGGGAGTTAAATGGAGACTATACCCCTCAAGGTCGATCGCCACGCCAGTACTCCCCAGATGAGCTTCACATGACACCATCGCCACTCAGGGAAGCGATGGACAGTGTCATGGAACAGCTAGACCAGCTGGATGGGCTTGGAAGCAGTTGGGATGGTGAGCAGGTCCAGCAAGCAGAAGTGGTGGAGCAGCCGCTTGACCCCTGGGCACCAGAATCCTTTGATGCAATTGCACACAAATCGAGGCGAAAGGGTTCAGTGACGACAAGACCTCTTACATCCACGGGAATAGCTCACCATGATGAAGGCTATGAAACCTGGAGCGGTGGATCCTCCCAAGAAACATCATTTCAAAACGGTAGTCGAGGTCAGAAGCACGAACTGCCTGAGTTAAGCAACTACGTGGAGCGCATGGAGAAACAATTCCAGACCATGCATCACCATAGCAAGAGTGTAGGTATGGCAGCAGACATAGATCTTGACGCTGAAGAAGATAtacctccaccaccaccacccaaaGGCCAGCCTTATCAAAGACCTAGATCCTCGGCTGGTGAGCCTGCTGGCCGTCCACGGCAACTGAGAACTCAAAAATCTGCGTATGAAATAGGACGCGGAAAAGGCGCCGCGAGTGGGAGTGTAGGAAGAACGCTTACGACCAGaaccaacaccaccaacgCCTCAACAGGCAACCAAAGCCACACTAGCTCATCCACCCAAAGTAGTGGAAGGACTCTCTGGAGTGGTGTTTCGGCCGGTGGTATCAGTTCCACCAGTGCTGGTAGTATGGCTCGTCAGCATATGCGCACACAGAGTGCTATGGACGCCCGTGAAGCAGAGCTGGATCGTCCCGATTCCCCCTTTACTGGTGTCACTTATCACAGCAGCCATGCCAGCCATGTCGCCGCAAATGGTCGACCAAGGGCTCAGACCGGCTTGGAAGATGACCTGACAGCAGGTATAGGAGGGCTGGTTCAACCCAAGGCGCCTAAGCGAAACATATTCAAGAAAATCTTTGACTCTGCCAAGACTGGCGTTGCGAGCAACAGAGGCAGCCTTGCAGCAGGCTCGATAGCTGGAAGCAATTCAGTTCGGGCATCGCCATTCAACCGACCACGGCCTTCTGTGGCGCCATCTGCCATGAGCTCAAGAATGACTGGTATCAGCGGCCCAGACTACGGGAGCAATGCAGCCCGAGACATGGGCCTTGCTGGTGGTAGCAGCGTGGACTGGGTCCAGGTTCGTCGTGACGTGAACAGGTCAAATTCCTTAAGCAAAGCAGAGCGAAACGAGCGTCAAGATCGTTGCCAGATGATGGAACATCCTGTTTTAAATCCAGTGGATGAAATGTACGAGGACAttgagggcgacgaggcagCAGATGGAATGCCAGTGAGAGAGGCAATAAACTATCAATCGATAAATCTGAGCCAGGTGGACAAGAACTCACGGTTTATTGCGGATTTGCCACCCATGACAACCGCTATTCAACTAGCAACAACTTATGTGTGTCGACCTTACAGGAGCGATGTGCAACGTCTGCGAGCCATTTTTACATGGGTATCTGAAAAGATCTGCTGGGAGGAAGACTTTGAGGGCGATATTGACACGCGTCGCgtcatccaggccaagaGGGCATGTGCCGAAGAATACGCAGTTCTCGTCATGGAGATGTGTGCTGCTGTTGGACTGGAGTGTGAGATTGTCCGGGGCTATCTTAAGAGCCCAGGTGACGTAGCCGATCTCAACATGATGCCGCGATCAAATCACTGGTGGAATGCCGTCATTGTTGACAATGAGTGGCGCATCATCGACTGCTGTTTGGCGAGCCCTTCAAATCCCAAGCGTGGCCTATACTCTAGTGCTAATGGAGCGACGGCTGACTCTTGGTGGTTCCTCGCGCGACCGACAGAAGTGTGCTGGACACATGTTCCAGAGCATCATGATCAGCAGCACATCGTGCCCCCTGTGGCCCACGAGATATTGCTCAACCTTCCTTGCACGTGTCCGTCATTTTTCCGCAACGAGATTGAAATGGTTGACTACAACACGGCCGTGACGAGGATCGAAGATCTTGAAATGGTTCATATCAAGTTCAATGTGCCAGCCGACATTGAGGTGGCTGCGGAGGTGGAAGCTCGAGCATATACTCGGGACGCAGATGGCGACGTGTTTGAAAGCGGTGATGTTTTAAAGAAGAGAGCGCTGGCGCAGGCAGAGTGGTATGATGGGGTGAAGCGATACACGGTCAAGGCCCTTCTTCCAGGGGATGAGGGTCAAGGTACACTGAAAATCTATGCTGGTAAGCGTGGATTGATGCACAGCATCAAAGACATCCCTCATCCGTTAGCATTCGCACTTCCCATTGTGCACACTGGAGAGAATCCGCCATACGACTTCGTTACCCGACATCCTACTCCGCATGCTCAACGTCACGACATTTATGTGGTGCAGCCTCAATGCCAAAGATTAGCCCTTAACAATACATTTGTCTTCGCCATTAGACAGCACCCGAGCTCGACGTTGAGCGGACCCAACTCGGCGTTAACACCGGCATCGAACCCTGGACGAACGAGCCCCAATCCTTTTGCACGGCCGAGTTCGGCCATGAGCATGAACACCTCGAGCATGAGCGGATCAACCCCCAGTTCAGCAAGCGGCACTGTGGCAGGAAAGAAGCCTGCCAAGTTGGCTATTCAAACGCCAGGCGGCAAGATCCTCCGTCTTATGAGGAAGGAAGACCGCAAGGGCATAGCTGCTGGCAGCAAGGGTCTATCCGGTGACGAAGATGTCAGCGATGGTGGGACATGGGAGACCATTATCAAATGCTCTGAGAGGGGCGTATGGAGAGGACTGGTATTAGCAGACCGTACCGCCCGTTGGTGCGTGTTTGCCGAGTGGATTTGTGTCGGTTAA